GCCACCCGCCAGGTAAGCAGTTGCAGCGGCGCCTCGGCCAGCTGTTCGCGATATTGCTCGACGCGGACCCGATCGACCAGGGCCAGGCCCATCAGGGCCAGGCCGAAGGTCAGCAGCAGTGCCAGGGCCAGGGCCAGATAGACGCGCAGGAAGGAGCCATCGGCCAGGAACCGCTGCATGATTCAGGCATCCTTGACGAAGAGATAGCCCTTGCTGCGTACTGTCTTGATCCGGTGCGGATGGTTGGGGTCGTCACCGATCTTGGGACGAATCCGTGAAACCCGGACGTCGATGGAGCGGTCCTGGCCGTCGTACTTGATGCCACGCAAGTCGCTGAAGATCTCTTCCCGGGTGAGCACCCGGCCGGCATTGCTGGCGAGCAGCCATAGCAGATCGAACTCGGCGCTGGTGAGGTCGATACGCTCGCCCTGCAACCACGCCTCACGGGTGGCGCTGTCGATCTCCAGGTTGCCGAAGGTGAGCCGGGCCTCGCCGGATTGCTCGGCGTTCTCCGCACGGCGCAGCAGCGCCCGCATGCGTGCCAGCAGCACCCTGGGCTGAACCGGCTTGGGCACGTAGTCGTCGGCCCCCATTTCCAGCCCCAGCACCTGGTCCATGTCGTCGGTGCGGGCGGTCAACATCAGGATCGGTCCGGCATAGTCGGGCCTGGCCCGGCGACAGATCGACAATCCATCCTCTCCGGGCAGCATCAGATCGAGAATCACCAGATCCGGCTGCAGCGTCAATATCTGTTCGACACCTCGCGAGCCCTCGGCTTCCACCGTGACCTTGAATCCGTTGGATTCCAGATAGTCGCGGGTGAGCTCGGCCAGGCGCACGTCATCCTCGATAATCAGCACGTGTTCCATGTCGCTGCTTTCCAGGTTGTCATCCATCCTAGTCATCCCCGTGCTGGGCTTCGTTGTCACTCGGGACACCCTGTCCCGCCAAATCACACATCAAGGATACCCGAAATAGGCCCTTTCGCCTGCCTTTCATGACATTTCGCGTCCTTGCAGCTTGCCAGCGAAGCATAGCCCGGACTCGCGCAACAACCCAAAGGATGCCCCCTGTCGAGTCACAGCTCACCCACAGGTTATCCACTTGAAGGCGGCGAAAAAGCACACTATCTTGTGTTCTCAAAACAGAACGACACA
This portion of the Billgrantia sulfidoxydans genome encodes:
- a CDS encoding winged helix-turn-helix domain-containing protein, translated to MDDNLESSDMEHVLIIEDDVRLAELTRDYLESNGFKVTVEAEGSRGVEQILTLQPDLVILDLMLPGEDGLSICRRARPDYAGPILMLTARTDDMDQVLGLEMGADDYVPKPVQPRVLLARMRALLRRAENAEQSGEARLTFGNLEIDSATREAWLQGERIDLTSAEFDLLWLLASNAGRVLTREEIFSDLRGIKYDGQDRSIDVRVSRIRPKIGDDPNHPHRIKTVRSKGYLFVKDA